In Candidatus Methylomirabilis sp., the genomic window TCCTCCGCCATGCGATGCGGAACGCGCTCCTCCCCATCCTCACCGTGATCGGGCTCCAGGTGGGGCATCTGCTGGCCGGGGCGATCCTGACCGAGACCATCTTCTCCTGGCCGGGGATCGGGCTCTGGGTCTACGAGGCGATCCAGGCACGCGATTACCCCATCGTCCAGGGAGCGACCCTGTTCATTGGGACCGTCTTCGTTCTCGTGAACCTTGGCACGGATCTGTTCTATGCCGTCGTCGATCCCCGCATCGCGTACGATTGAGCTCGTTCTCGCCCCCCCTGCCGCACGGGGGCGGACGCCGCTCCAGGAGGCCTGGAGGCGGCTCATCGCCAACCCGGTAGCCCGGGGGGGGCTCGTGATCGTGGTAGTCGTGGCCACGCTCGCGATCTTGACCCCCCTCCTGCACCTCTACCGGCCCGAGGTGGATTCCGATCTCCTGATGCGCCTCCAGCCGCCGACCTGGGAGCATCCCTTCGGGACCGACACGCTCGGGCGGGACATCCTGGTCCGGGTCCTGCACGGGGCCCGGGTCTCCCTCGGCCTCGGCCTGGGCTCGGTGGCGGTGGCGGCGGTGGCCGGCTCCCTCCTCGGCCTCCTGGCGGGCTACGCCGGGCGTTGGGTGGACCTCGCCCTCATGTTCTGCATGGACATCCTCCTCGCCTTCCCGGCCACCCTCCTGGCGATCGCCATCGTGGCGATGATTGGCCCCGGCCTCCGGAACTCGCTTATCGCGATCAGCCTCGTGTCCATCCCGTTCTACGCCCGGATCGCCCGGGGGGCCGTCCTCTCCCTGAAGGAGCAGGAGTTCGTCGTCGCCGCCGAGGGTCTGGGCGGGAGCGACCTCCGGATCGTGTTCCGGCACCTCCTCCCGAACGCCCTGCCCCCGCTCATGGTGCAGACGACGCTCGGGATCGCCTTCGCCGTCCTCGAGGCGGCGGCGCTGGGATTCCTCGGTCTGGGGGCCCAGCCCCCCACCCCCGAGTGGGGGGCGATGCTGGCCGACAGCTACAAGTACTTCACCAGCGGGGCCTGGTGGGCCTTCTTCTTCCCGGGGGCGGCGATCATGGTCTCCGTCCTCGGCTTCAACCTCCTGGGCGATGGCCTGCGGGACGCCCTGGACCCCAGGCTGCGCGCGTAGGGGAAGAGTGGCGGGGAGCAGACGCATGAGACGCGCGATCGGGGCAGGATGGACCCCGGCTGTCCTGGCCGTGGGGCTGGTGCTGGGAGTGGCGCTCCCTGCGGGCGGGGAGAGCCCCCGTCGGGGCGGGGCCTATCAGTTTTCGCTGGGCCCTTCGGATCCCCCCTCGCTGGACCCGGCGCACGTGACCGACACGACCTCCCACGCGGTCGTCTCGGAGCTCTTCGACGGCCTCGTGGAGTTCGACCCGCAGATGCGGGTCCGCCCGGCCATCGCGGAGCGCTGGGAGATTGCGGCGGACGGCCGGACCTACCGGTTCTTCCTCCGGAAGGGTGTCCGGTTCCAGAACGGGCGGGAAGTCAGCGCGGAGGATTTCCGGTACAGCTTCCTCCGGGTCCTGGACCCGAAGACGAAGTCGGAACGGACCTGGATCCTGGACAGACTGGAGGGGGCCACGGACTTTCTGGGG contains:
- a CDS encoding ABC transporter permease; protein product: MPSSIPASRTIELVLAPPAARGRTPLQEAWRRLIANPVARGGLVIVVVVATLAILTPLLHLYRPEVDSDLLMRLQPPTWEHPFGTDTLGRDILVRVLHGARVSLGLGLGSVAVAAVAGSLLGLLAGYAGRWVDLALMFCMDILLAFPATLLAIAIVAMIGPGLRNSLIAISLVSIPFYARIARGAVLSLKEQEFVVAAEGLGGSDLRIVFRHLLPNALPPLMVQTTLGIAFAVLEAAALGFLGLGAQPPTPEWGAMLADSYKYFTSGAWWAFFFPGAAIMVSVLGFNLLGDGLRDALDPRLRA